A window of Triticum urartu cultivar G1812 unplaced genomic scaffold, Tu2.1 TuUngrouped_contig_6854, whole genome shotgun sequence genomic DNA:
ATCCAGAGGATCGCCGATCCTGCGGTAGCCCACCGCGCGCTCGTCGAGAACGCCGACGACTTTTCGGACCGCCCGGTGGCGCCCTTTCTGGTCTTTCTGGAGAAGAAACACGGCCAGTATGGCGACGGCCTAGCCTCCGCGCCGTACGGCCCTCTCTGGCGTGCTTTCCGGTGCAACATCACCTCCGAGACCCTCCACCCGTCGCGCCTCGGGCACGTCACGCCGCTGCAGCGTGAGGCTATCCATGGCCTCGTCGCCAATTTGGGGAAGGAACTGCCGGTGGTCACCGTCGTCCGCGACCACCTCTACCCTTCCATCTTCTCGCTACTCGCGCGCCTGTGCTTCGGCGACGACGTGGACGAGGGGCATGTGCGCGTCATGGGCTGCCTGATACGGGAGTTCCAGCAGGTTGCCGTCGGAGAGGCTCGGGCCTCGCCTGGCACCATGTTGGCCAAGCTCGCGGAGTGGAGACGGCTGCGCCGGCTCTTGGCCATACACGGCCGGTTGGGCGAGTTGTACCTCCCTCTTGTCGACGCACGGCGGGAGTCCCGACCGACATGCGACGGTGGCGGCCGTCGTCCATACGTCGACTCGCTCATCGACCTACGCGTCCCCGACGGAGGCAAGGGTGACGGTGCAGGGCGGCGCGCTGTTAGGGACGACGAGTTCGTGAACCTGCTGTCGGAGTTTCTGGGCGCTGGCACGGGGACGGTGATGGCAAGCATCGAATGGACCCTCGCCCACCTGGTAAACG
This region includes:
- the LOC125531167 gene encoding cytochrome P450 89A2-like is translated as MELLVLIALLLLGLTVLIRRRSYIYTTSTSRARAPAAVVIQRIADPAVAHRALVENADDFSDRPVAPFLVFLEKKHGQYGDGLASAPYGPLWRAFRCNITSETLHPSRLGHVTPLQREAIHGLVANLGKELPVVTVVRDHLYPSIFSLLARLCFGDDVDEGHVRVMGCLIREFQQVAVGEARASPGTMLAKLAEWRRLRRLLAIHGRLGELYLPLVDARRESRPTCDGGGRRPYVDSLIDLRVPDGGKGDGAGRRAVRDDEFVNLLSEFLGAGTGTVMASIEWTLAHLVNDQEIQKKLRDEVDGAGGAVAASSSRSLIRGMPYLNAVVLETLRLHPQVPFVQRHVHADAAEVLGVRGKTSGDFIAQFTVGDMGRDGKTWIDPDEFRPERFLPGGEAEDVGPLPGTKEIRMMPFGAGHRFCPGVGLAMMNIKCFLAALVHEFEWAPPGTEGCAGVDMTELNTFIKAMKKPLSARLTRRT